A genomic segment from Microbulbifer elongatus encodes:
- a CDS encoding NfeD family protein — translation MKQWCPKAVLACLLLILAQAFSIAVLSQEIEGAAEPELENQPHIAQLSINGPIGPATTDYLVRTSETAQENGARLIIVNMDTPGGLDAATRDIIQHILASEIPYVTYVTPAGARAASAGTYILYASHVAAMTPSTTLGAATPVQMGGVPGQQEAPQKTPDKSPKDSDGGEKADAGDQRGGESEDSKPASAMERKVINDSVAYIRGLAQRHGRNADWAEKAVRDAATLTAQEALAENVIDVVAENQQQLMKQLPNREIVLDGKKQPIAGDVAELPAVAYEPDWRNELLSLITNPQIAYILLLIGIYGLIFEGYSPGAIVPGVVGVISLLLAFYALQVLPINYVGLALIIVGALLIAAELFVPSFGALGIGGVIALVIGSVMLIDSDVPGMRVSKALIGSIAAISGLGLLGLLYAVGHSLRKPKVAANKAMVGRTAVVIDVEPELLVKIDGEIWRACCDNLLTEGQLVTVTEEQGLILQVRPE, via the coding sequence ATGAAACAGTGGTGTCCGAAAGCGGTACTCGCCTGCCTGCTGCTGATTCTGGCGCAGGCGTTTTCTATTGCTGTGCTTTCTCAGGAAATAGAGGGGGCTGCCGAGCCCGAACTCGAGAATCAGCCGCACATCGCGCAACTGTCCATCAATGGCCCTATCGGCCCCGCCACCACAGATTATCTGGTTCGCACCAGTGAGACGGCGCAGGAAAATGGCGCGCGACTGATTATCGTCAATATGGATACCCCGGGGGGGCTGGATGCCGCGACGCGGGACATCATTCAGCATATTCTTGCTTCGGAAATCCCCTACGTCACCTATGTCACGCCTGCCGGTGCCCGCGCCGCCAGCGCCGGCACCTATATCCTCTACGCCAGTCATGTAGCGGCAATGACACCATCCACCACACTGGGCGCGGCGACACCGGTTCAGATGGGCGGCGTGCCCGGGCAACAGGAGGCTCCGCAGAAAACACCCGACAAATCGCCGAAAGACAGCGATGGTGGTGAAAAAGCGGACGCGGGTGATCAGCGCGGTGGTGAAAGTGAAGACAGCAAGCCCGCAAGTGCCATGGAACGCAAGGTGATCAACGATTCCGTGGCTTATATCCGCGGTCTGGCGCAACGCCACGGACGCAACGCCGATTGGGCGGAAAAAGCGGTGCGGGATGCCGCCACGTTGACTGCGCAGGAAGCATTGGCAGAAAACGTGATTGATGTGGTGGCGGAGAACCAGCAACAGTTGATGAAACAGTTGCCGAATCGCGAAATTGTATTGGACGGTAAAAAACAGCCGATCGCAGGCGATGTCGCTGAGCTGCCGGCGGTGGCTTACGAACCCGACTGGCGCAACGAATTGCTGTCGCTGATCACCAATCCCCAGATCGCCTATATCCTGCTGCTCATCGGTATATACGGCCTTATCTTTGAAGGCTATAGCCCCGGCGCCATAGTGCCCGGCGTGGTCGGTGTGATCAGCCTGCTGTTGGCGTTTTATGCACTGCAGGTGCTGCCGATCAATTACGTAGGGCTGGCGCTGATTATCGTGGGTGCGTTGTTGATTGCTGCGGAACTGTTTGTGCCGAGTTTTGGGGCGCTGGGTATTGGCGGCGTTATTGCGCTGGTGATCGGCTCAGTGATGCTGATCGACAGCGATGTGCCGGGTATGCGGGTTTCCAAGGCGTTGATTGGTTCTATTGCCGCGATCAGCGGCTTGGGGCTGCTGGGCCTGTTGTACGCCGTCGGCCACAGTCTGCGCAAACCCAAGGTGGCCGCGAATAAAGCCATGGTGGGGCGCACTGCGGTGGTGATCGATGTGGAGCCGGAATTACTGGTGAAAATTGACGGCGAAATCTGGCGCGCCTGCTGTGACAACCTGCTGACCGAAGGCCAGCTGGTGACCGTGACGGAGGAGCAGGGCCTGATACTGCAGGTTCGACCGGAGTAA
- a CDS encoding slipin family protein produces the protein MISYFASLLILAIVFIVMYAIRILREYERAVVFFLGRFQSVKGPGLIIIIPVIQTMERVDLRVVVMDVPTQDVISRDNVSVKVNAVVYYRVIDPQSAIINVENYHEAVSQLSQTTLRSVLGKHELDEMLSERDKLNVDIQKILDEQTDAWGVKVTNVEIKHIDLDESMIRAIARQAEAERSRRAKVIHAEGEAQAAVKLTEAADQLSRNSNAITLRYMQTLIDIAGEQNSTIVFPLPMDLIKPLLKGGQTGGEGTP, from the coding sequence ATGATCAGTTACTTTGCCAGTCTGTTGATACTGGCGATCGTATTTATTGTGATGTATGCGATCCGTATCCTGCGGGAATACGAGCGGGCGGTGGTGTTCTTTCTGGGGCGCTTCCAGTCGGTAAAGGGGCCGGGCCTGATCATCATCATTCCAGTGATCCAGACCATGGAGCGGGTGGATTTGCGGGTGGTGGTGATGGATGTGCCTACTCAGGATGTCATCAGCCGCGATAATGTTTCGGTCAAGGTCAATGCGGTGGTGTACTACCGGGTAATTGATCCACAGTCGGCGATTATCAATGTGGAAAACTACCACGAGGCGGTGAGCCAGCTCTCCCAGACGACCTTGCGTTCGGTACTGGGTAAACACGAGCTGGATGAAATGCTGTCAGAGCGCGATAAGCTCAATGTGGATATCCAGAAAATCCTCGATGAGCAGACGGATGCCTGGGGGGTGAAGGTCACCAATGTGGAGATCAAGCACATTGACCTGGACGAAAGCATGATCCGCGCCATCGCCCGTCAGGCCGAGGCGGAACGTTCACGGCGGGCGAAGGTGATTCATGCGGAAGGGGAGGCGCAGGCAGCGGTAAAACTGACGGAGGCGGCGGATCAGCTTTCCAGGAACTCGAATGCGATTACCCTCCGCTACATGCAGACCCTGATCGATATCGCCGGAGAGCAGAATTCGACGATTGTATTTCCGTTGCCCATGGACTTGATCAAGCCGCTGCTGAAAGGCGGCCAGACCGGTGGCGAAGGAACCCCCTAA
- a CDS encoding IlvD/Edd family dehydratase: MKKNNKTPGKSHPPRRSQLSYGKSDKDGFIHRSWMKAQGYPDHIFDGRPIIGICNTWSEITPCNSGLREIAEYVKRGVWEAGGVPLEFPVTSLGETQMRPTAMLFRNLLAMDVEESIRGNPIDGVVLLGGCDKTTPGQLMGAASVNLPSIVVSSGPMLNGKFRGRDIGSGTDVWKFSEAVRAGEMSQEDFIAAESGMSRSRGVCMTMGTASTVSNLVEAMGLCLPYNSSIPAVDARRQAMAHMSGREIVRLVQDDVRIKDIVTRSALINAIKVNAAVGGSTNAVMHLLALAGRLKIDLQLEDFDRYSRDLPLLVDLMPSGRFLMEGYHYAGGLPAVMKKIGSHLDLSAVTVSGHTLGEQIEEAECYNDTVIRNLDNPVTENSGIWVLRGNLCPRGAIIKPNAASPALLKHTGRAVVFESIEDYHARKDLPELEIDEHSIMVLKGCGPKGYPGMPEVGNMALPKKLLEKGVKDMLRISDARMSGTAFGSVILHVAPEASAGGPLAVVQTGDLIEFDGEARSLNLKISDEELQDRLRHWNSHRPAPTYQRGYAKLYIDTVLQADQGADLDFLVGASGDEVSRESH, encoded by the coding sequence ATGAAGAAAAATAACAAGACCCCCGGTAAGAGCCACCCTCCCCGCCGCAGCCAGCTGAGTTACGGCAAATCCGATAAAGACGGCTTTATCCACCGCTCCTGGATGAAGGCCCAGGGCTACCCGGACCATATTTTCGATGGCCGCCCCATCATTGGCATCTGCAACACCTGGTCCGAAATCACACCCTGCAATTCCGGCTTGCGGGAGATCGCTGAGTATGTGAAGCGTGGTGTCTGGGAAGCGGGCGGCGTACCGCTGGAATTTCCGGTCACCAGTCTGGGCGAGACCCAGATGCGGCCCACCGCCATGCTGTTTCGCAACCTGCTCGCCATGGACGTGGAAGAATCCATCCGCGGCAACCCCATTGACGGCGTGGTACTGCTCGGTGGCTGCGACAAGACCACCCCGGGCCAGCTGATGGGCGCCGCCAGCGTCAACCTTCCCTCAATTGTGGTCTCCTCCGGCCCGATGCTGAATGGCAAGTTTCGCGGTCGCGATATCGGCTCGGGCACCGACGTGTGGAAATTCTCTGAGGCAGTGCGCGCCGGTGAAATGAGCCAGGAGGACTTCATCGCTGCGGAAAGCGGCATGTCCCGCTCCCGGGGGGTATGCATGACCATGGGCACCGCATCTACGGTATCCAATCTTGTGGAAGCCATGGGTTTGTGCCTGCCGTACAACAGCTCGATTCCCGCGGTGGACGCACGCCGCCAGGCGATGGCACACATGAGCGGGCGCGAAATCGTGCGACTGGTGCAGGATGACGTGCGCATAAAAGATATCGTCACCCGCAGCGCACTGATCAATGCGATCAAGGTGAACGCGGCAGTTGGTGGTTCGACCAACGCGGTCATGCACCTGCTGGCTCTGGCCGGGCGTCTGAAGATTGACCTGCAACTGGAAGACTTTGACCGCTACAGTCGCGACCTGCCACTGCTGGTCGACCTGATGCCGTCGGGCCGCTTCCTTATGGAGGGCTACCACTATGCCGGTGGCCTTCCCGCAGTGATGAAAAAGATTGGCAGTCATCTCGATTTGTCCGCGGTGACGGTCAGTGGCCACACCCTCGGTGAACAGATTGAAGAAGCCGAGTGCTACAACGATACCGTTATCCGCAACCTGGACAACCCGGTGACGGAAAACTCCGGGATCTGGGTATTGCGAGGGAATCTGTGCCCCCGTGGCGCCATCATCAAGCCCAATGCCGCCTCACCGGCGCTGCTTAAGCACACGGGACGCGCGGTCGTCTTCGAATCTATTGAGGACTATCACGCGCGCAAGGACCTGCCGGAACTGGAAATCGACGAGCACAGCATCATGGTGCTGAAAGGCTGCGGCCCCAAGGGGTATCCGGGGATGCCGGAAGTGGGCAATATGGCGCTACCGAAAAAACTACTGGAAAAAGGGGTCAAAGATATGCTGAGGATCTCTGACGCGCGCATGAGTGGCACGGCGTTTGGCTCGGTGATTCTGCACGTTGCCCCGGAGGCCAGCGCCGGTGGCCCGCTGGCCGTGGTGCAGACCGGCGACCTGATCGAATTCGATGGCGAAGCGCGCAGTCTCAACCTCAAAATTTCGGATGAGGAATTGCAAGACCGCCTGCGGCACTGGAACAGTCATCGACCCGCACCAACCTATCAACGGGGCTACGCAAAACTATATATCGATACGGTCTTACAGGCAGACCAGGGCGCCGACCTGGACTTTCTGGTTGGAGCCTCCGGTGACGAAGTATCGAGGGAATCCCATTAG
- the pgi gene encoding glucose-6-phosphate isomerase, with product MDALPLSAAIASLQQHKDQQRWSLRDLFATDPERAQTFSAEAAGIYLDYSKNLLSAETLQQLLDYTDTAQLKSRIDALLAGSNINNTEHRPALHTALRFQGEPQTEHEQAVADCRAQMAKFVEQIHSGTWTGFSGKRIRHVVNIGIGGSDLGPRMVWEALRPWHNPELAVHFVANIDGADLSDTTALLPADETLFVVASKSFSTLETRQNALSARQWVLDAGCAESDLEKHFVAVSSNIVAAQDFGIAAQNIFPMWDWVGGRYSLWSAIGLPIALACGFDVYNDLLKGANAMDRHFAEAEFTQNLPVLMALIHFWYRQCWGAGSLAVLPYAQRLAKFPAWLQQLDMESLGKSVTRGGEQLPYPSGAVIWGAEGSNGQHSFHQLLHQGTDMIPADFIAIKEPTSELKEQHQWLLSCCLSQSQALLQGKSLAEARKELEASGHTHKEVHQLAPHKVVPGNRPSNTLVVEKLDPFHLGSLLALYEHKVFTFGCLLDINPFDQWGVELGKILGNGVHQAMDSGIPETWDGSTAALFRRLLNK from the coding sequence ATGGATGCTCTCCCCCTGTCTGCCGCCATCGCCTCTCTGCAACAACACAAAGACCAACAGCGCTGGTCCCTGCGCGATCTGTTCGCGACTGACCCGGAGCGCGCGCAGACCTTCAGCGCGGAAGCTGCCGGTATTTACCTGGACTACAGTAAAAACCTGCTGAGCGCAGAAACACTGCAACAGCTGCTGGATTACACCGATACCGCACAACTCAAAAGCCGTATCGATGCCCTGCTTGCGGGCAGCAACATCAACAACACGGAACACCGACCGGCCCTGCACACAGCACTGCGCTTTCAGGGCGAGCCCCAGACCGAACATGAGCAGGCGGTAGCCGACTGCCGCGCGCAGATGGCCAAGTTCGTTGAACAGATCCACAGCGGAACCTGGACCGGCTTTAGCGGCAAGCGCATCCGCCACGTGGTCAATATCGGCATCGGCGGGTCGGATCTGGGGCCGCGCATGGTGTGGGAAGCACTGCGCCCCTGGCATAATCCAGAGCTGGCCGTGCACTTTGTGGCGAATATCGACGGTGCCGACCTGAGCGATACCACCGCTCTCCTGCCCGCTGACGAGACGTTGTTCGTCGTCGCCTCCAAGTCCTTCTCCACCCTGGAAACCCGCCAGAACGCCCTCTCAGCGCGCCAGTGGGTGCTCGACGCGGGCTGTGCGGAGTCCGATCTGGAAAAACACTTTGTAGCGGTGAGCAGCAATATCGTCGCCGCCCAGGACTTCGGGATCGCGGCACAGAATATTTTTCCCATGTGGGACTGGGTGGGAGGCCGCTACTCTCTATGGTCTGCCATCGGCCTGCCGATTGCCCTGGCCTGTGGATTTGACGTTTACAACGACCTGCTGAAAGGCGCCAATGCCATGGATCGCCATTTTGCCGAGGCGGAGTTTACGCAAAACCTGCCGGTACTCATGGCATTGATCCACTTCTGGTATCGCCAGTGCTGGGGTGCTGGCAGCCTCGCGGTACTGCCTTACGCCCAGCGCCTGGCCAAATTCCCGGCCTGGCTGCAGCAGCTGGATATGGAGAGCCTGGGCAAGAGTGTGACCCGCGGTGGCGAGCAGCTCCCCTACCCGAGCGGCGCGGTTATCTGGGGTGCCGAGGGCAGCAACGGTCAGCACTCATTCCATCAGTTGCTGCACCAGGGCACCGACATGATCCCGGCGGACTTTATCGCGATCAAGGAGCCCACCTCTGAGCTCAAGGAACAACACCAATGGCTGCTCTCCTGCTGCCTGAGCCAGAGCCAGGCACTGCTTCAGGGCAAGTCCCTAGCAGAGGCGCGCAAGGAGCTGGAGGCTTCTGGCCACACCCACAAAGAGGTGCACCAGCTGGCCCCCCACAAGGTGGTGCCGGGCAACCGCCCCAGCAACACTCTGGTTGTGGAAAAGCTGGACCCGTTCCACCTGGGCAGTCTGCTGGCGCTCTATGAACACAAGGTGTTTACTTTTGGCTGCCTGCTGGATATCAACCCATTTGATCAGTGGGGTGTGGAGCTGGGCAAAATCCTTGGCAATGGCGTTCACCAGGCCATGGATAGCGGTATCCCGGAGACATGGGACGGCTCAACCGCCGCACTGTTCAGACGCCTGCTGAACAAATAA
- a CDS encoding DUF3549 family protein has protein sequence MANTLTDLITDADFDLRWFDLGRRVRPVSRKAAQAFEDGASPWPHPYLRQAWCGLLLTPRRTENENSADEPAVWFLRLPLDEQGKLLLPIRDRFLRALHQALHPANEAASNGQAPAKALQQALENSGLMFTPATDKRAVFHAQAAKLLGHPPSNHYPAAKAYAKDPAAFPWEQLALQGLADLAVRWDKEQENLAANLTRFAAPALISLSQGFESEAIEHQLVEPLIARARQSLESDTPDFALVIAVIRGISHSPATGMRQQFLRWILQQNPAGAATQPEVLAAIGSRCNEDLSQAVLAKSWLERLSASQPQETFNLLLSDLLFLPQLRNVLLGVLRDPQRQESVALSFGRFLQSGT, from the coding sequence ATGGCCAACACCCTGACCGACCTGATTACCGATGCGGATTTTGATCTGCGCTGGTTCGACCTGGGGCGCCGGGTGCGCCCTGTTTCCAGAAAAGCCGCGCAAGCGTTTGAGGATGGTGCCAGCCCCTGGCCGCACCCCTATCTGCGCCAGGCCTGGTGCGGACTGCTGCTGACCCCGCGACGCACTGAAAATGAAAACAGCGCCGACGAACCCGCCGTGTGGTTCCTGCGCCTGCCACTGGATGAGCAGGGCAAACTGCTGTTGCCAATCCGCGATCGTTTCCTGCGAGCGCTGCACCAGGCATTGCACCCTGCCAACGAGGCGGCAAGTAACGGTCAGGCCCCCGCCAAGGCACTGCAACAGGCACTGGAAAACAGCGGGCTGATGTTTACGCCGGCAACCGACAAGCGGGCGGTGTTTCACGCGCAAGCGGCAAAGCTACTCGGGCACCCGCCCAGTAACCACTATCCCGCCGCCAAGGCCTACGCCAAAGATCCCGCTGCGTTTCCCTGGGAGCAGCTGGCACTGCAGGGGCTGGCAGATCTGGCGGTGCGCTGGGACAAAGAGCAGGAAAACCTGGCGGCAAACCTCACTCGCTTCGCCGCACCAGCACTTATTTCCCTCAGTCAGGGCTTTGAAAGCGAAGCCATTGAACACCAGCTGGTGGAACCACTGATTGCCCGAGCCAGGCAATCTCTGGAGTCCGATACACCGGATTTCGCCCTGGTGATTGCGGTGATTCGCGGTATCTCCCACAGCCCGGCAACGGGAATGCGGCAGCAGTTTCTACGCTGGATTCTGCAGCAGAACCCCGCTGGAGCCGCCACCCAGCCGGAAGTACTCGCGGCAATTGGCAGCCGCTGCAACGAGGATCTGTCGCAAGCGGTGCTGGCCAAAAGCTGGCTGGAACGCCTCAGCGCAAGCCAGCCCCAGGAAACCTTCAACCTGCTGCTGAGCGACCTGCTGTTCCTTCCGCAATTGCGCAATGTGCTGCTGGGGGTATTGCGCGACCCACAGCGTCAGGAATCGGTGGCCCTTTCGTTCGGCCGGTTTTTGCAATCCGGAACCTGA
- the nhaC gene encoding Na+/H+ antiporter NhaC, with the protein MSHTSSSESHHDSRTPSLLDALIPLLILIALLSLSVFFYGADSSYGPNQIALLLCAGVAALVGMKNGFTWKEMEGGMLHGMSLVFGAILILLAVGALIGSWILAGTVPSMIYYGVQMLSPQWFYAASCIICAIVGLSIGSSWTTAGTLGVALMGIAAALGLNPAITAGAVISGAYFGDKMSPLSDTTNVAAAVTSNDLFLHIRHMLWTTIPAFTIALVVFAVIGLSSNTGHASAEDIQTLLGALQEEFSISIVSMLPLVLLLAMAWKKVPAYPTLIIGALVGCMIAMIFEPNATRQLAGGEGPLSLLKGAWHSLFDGYKSTSSNEAVASLLSKGGMSSMLNTIWLIISAMAFGGVMERAGFLERIVNWALSGVKTVGSLITSTVLTCFGMNAAAGDQYMAIIIPGRMFREAFEGKGLHGLNLSRTLEDSGTITSVLIPWNTCGAYMSATLGIATFTYAPFALFNIICPLLAIAYGWLHFKQMPLGAQQPLQDAEKA; encoded by the coding sequence TTGAGTCACACCAGTTCCAGCGAGTCGCACCACGACTCCCGTACCCCCAGTTTGCTGGATGCCCTGATCCCGCTCCTGATCCTGATCGCCCTGCTGTCCCTGTCGGTCTTTTTCTACGGCGCAGATTCCTCCTACGGCCCCAATCAGATTGCCCTGCTGCTGTGTGCCGGGGTCGCCGCACTCGTGGGCATGAAAAACGGTTTTACCTGGAAGGAAATGGAAGGCGGCATGCTGCACGGCATGAGTCTGGTGTTTGGCGCCATCCTGATTTTGCTGGCGGTGGGCGCGCTGATCGGCAGCTGGATTCTCGCCGGCACCGTGCCGTCGATGATCTATTACGGGGTACAGATGCTGTCTCCCCAGTGGTTCTACGCCGCCAGCTGTATTATCTGTGCCATTGTCGGCCTGAGTATTGGCTCCAGTTGGACCACCGCGGGCACCCTCGGCGTCGCCTTGATGGGTATTGCTGCGGCCCTCGGCCTGAACCCGGCAATTACCGCCGGCGCGGTGATCTCCGGCGCCTACTTCGGCGACAAGATGTCGCCGCTTTCCGATACCACCAATGTGGCCGCCGCAGTCACCTCCAACGACCTGTTCCTGCACATCCGCCATATGCTGTGGACCACCATCCCGGCTTTCACCATCGCTCTGGTCGTGTTTGCGGTCATCGGACTCAGCTCCAATACCGGCCACGCTTCCGCGGAAGACATCCAGACCCTGCTGGGAGCCCTGCAGGAAGAGTTCAGCATATCGATCGTCAGTATGTTGCCACTGGTGCTTTTGCTCGCCATGGCGTGGAAGAAAGTACCCGCTTACCCGACGCTGATTATCGGCGCGCTGGTTGGCTGTATGATCGCGATGATTTTCGAACCCAACGCTACCCGTCAGCTGGCCGGCGGTGAAGGGCCACTGAGCTTGCTGAAAGGCGCCTGGCACAGTCTGTTCGATGGTTATAAATCCACCTCCAGTAACGAAGCGGTGGCTTCACTGCTGTCCAAGGGCGGCATGAGCAGCATGCTCAACACCATCTGGCTGATTATTTCCGCCATGGCGTTCGGCGGTGTCATGGAGCGCGCCGGTTTCCTGGAGCGCATTGTCAACTGGGCTCTGTCTGGTGTGAAAACCGTGGGTAGCCTGATCACCTCTACGGTACTCACCTGCTTCGGCATGAATGCCGCCGCAGGCGACCAGTACATGGCGATCATCATTCCCGGTCGTATGTTCCGCGAAGCCTTTGAAGGTAAAGGGCTGCACGGCCTCAACCTGTCGCGCACCCTGGAAGACTCCGGCACCATCACCTCGGTACTCATCCCCTGGAATACCTGCGGTGCCTACATGAGCGCCACCCTGGGTATCGCCACCTTTACCTATGCCCCCTTCGCCCTGTTCAATATCATCTGTCCACTGCTCGCCATCGCCTATGGCTGGCTGCACTTCAAGCAGATGCCACTGGGCGCACAGCAACCCCTACAAGATGCAGAAAAAGCCTGA
- a CDS encoding 1-acyl-sn-glycerol-3-phosphate acyltransferase yields the protein MNARNIDPSLFDEIRPYRDDEVRAVLRRLVEDPEMSRVVAHSLLPGAASKLERPLAWLVRQFVRFEFRNARDVRGVQEVIAKYLEKAVNRTSCGLTISGLDTLPRDRACLFVSNHRDIAMDPALAILAMFKEGHETSRIAIGDNLLSKQFATDIMKLNKCFVVKRSSGSRREKLMAATTLSNYIHHSIVNDNEHVWIAQRAGRAKDGLDRTNPALAAMFAMAKPKEQPFADFWRELHIVPLSISYEWDPCDRYKARELYIKEHKDEYQKEAHEDLGSIGKGVVGKKGHVHAAFGTPIEKDFNDVAALADEIDRQIIGNYVLHPTNLIAYQMIYGEAPQVPVGYPPKPWHPDEHQEIRAQFEQRMAAIDERWRDKAIQGYANPVVSRLAFEQ from the coding sequence ATGAATGCGAGAAATATCGACCCCAGTCTGTTTGATGAAATTCGCCCCTACCGGGACGACGAGGTGCGCGCGGTACTGCGCCGCCTGGTAGAAGATCCGGAAATGTCCCGGGTTGTGGCCCATTCCCTCCTTCCCGGCGCGGCCAGCAAGCTGGAGCGCCCCCTTGCCTGGCTGGTACGCCAGTTTGTGCGCTTTGAGTTTCGCAATGCCAGGGATGTGCGCGGTGTACAGGAGGTGATCGCCAAGTATCTGGAAAAAGCGGTCAACCGCACCAGCTGTGGGCTGACCATTTCCGGTCTGGATACTCTGCCGCGAGATCGCGCCTGTCTGTTTGTCAGTAATCACCGGGACATTGCCATGGACCCGGCGCTGGCGATTCTCGCCATGTTCAAGGAAGGGCACGAGACCTCTCGCATCGCGATTGGTGACAATCTGCTGTCCAAGCAGTTTGCCACCGATATCATGAAGCTCAACAAGTGTTTTGTGGTGAAACGCAGTTCCGGCAGCCGCCGGGAGAAGCTGATGGCCGCGACCACCCTGTCGAACTACATCCACCACTCCATCGTCAACGACAATGAGCACGTGTGGATCGCCCAGCGTGCCGGCCGTGCCAAAGACGGGCTGGACCGCACCAACCCGGCGCTGGCGGCAATGTTCGCCATGGCCAAGCCCAAGGAGCAGCCGTTCGCCGATTTCTGGCGGGAACTGCATATTGTGCCCCTATCCATTTCCTACGAGTGGGATCCCTGTGATCGCTACAAGGCGCGGGAGCTCTATATCAAGGAGCACAAGGACGAATATCAGAAGGAAGCCCACGAGGATCTGGGTAGCATCGGTAAAGGGGTTGTGGGCAAGAAGGGACATGTCCATGCCGCCTTCGGTACCCCGATTGAAAAGGACTTCAATGACGTGGCGGCGCTCGCCGACGAGATCGATCGTCAGATTATCGGCAATTATGTGCTGCACCCCACCAATCTCATCGCCTATCAGATGATTTACGGAGAGGCGCCACAGGTGCCGGTGGGGTATCCCCCCAAGCCCTGGCACCCGGACGAGCATCAGGAGATCCGCGCCCAGTTCGAGCAGCGTATGGCCGCCATAGACGAGCGCTGGCGGGATAAGGCCATCCAGGGCTACGCCAATCCGGTGGTTTCCCGTCTCGCTTTTGAACAGTGA